From the Candidatus Beckwithbacteria bacterium genome, the window TCAGTTTCATTAAATTTTTGTAGCCGGTTTCGTTTTTGGCCAAAAGCAACTGATGGTAGGTGGATTTTTGCGCGCCCATGGATTTATCGGACATATTGAGCGTGGTTAAGTAGCCTTCAACTCCGATAATCGGCTTAATCCCGATTTTTTTGGCAGCATTAAAAAATTTCACGGCGCCGTACATGGCGCCATGATCGGTAATCGCTAACGCCGACATTTTTTTATCGTGGGCGGTTTGCAGGAGTTCGTCAATTTTACTTAAACCATCGAGGAGTGAATATTCGGTATGAACGTGTAAATGAACAAAATCTTTCATGAGCTAATCTTATTTTCTTTACAGTCACTTGGCAAGACCTGCAGGTTCTCTCCCTGTAGGTACTCCCCGTAGGTGGGAAAGCAGGAGTTTTTGGATAAGCTGGGGAGCGGATTTACCATAAGTTTGACGCATGACCTGGCCGACTAAGAAACCTAAAACACTGCTTTTCCCGGCTTGATACTTTTTAACAGCGTCGGTATTTTCTTTTAAGACCTGATCAATAATTTTCTGATCAACTGATTGAGTAGTTGTTTTTAACTGACCGCTAAACGGCTTAGTTAAATCGATTTTTTTGTTAATAATCAAGTTGGCTAAATTGGTTGGATTGGTCTCAGCCGCATACTGATGAAAATAAGTTAGTTTTTGACTGTCTTTTACCAAAGCTTTGGCTTGGGTTTCGTTTAAACCAAATTTTTTCACTAAATCAGATAGGTGTTCGTGAGGCAGTTTGGGCAATTGGCGGCGAATTAATTCGATGTCCTTGTCAGTAAATTCCAGCGGCGGAATGTCCGGCTCGGGAAAATAACGATAATCTTGCGCGGATTCTTTAACTCTTTGAGTGTAGGTTTCTTTTTTTAAATCATCATAACCGCGGGTTTCCTGAGTGGGAGTAATCCCCTCTTGTAAAAGAGAGGATTGGCGGTTGAGTTCATAGTTAATGGCCGCTTCGACAAAGCGAAAAGAGTTTAAGTTTTTAACTTCAACTTTGTAGTTAGCTAATTTTTTAGGATTGTCAGTTAAAGAGATATTGGCTTCCAAACGCATGGAGCCTTTTTCCATGTCGCAGTCGGAGATTTTTAAGGCTCTGACCAACTCATGCAGTTTTTTTAAAAATTCTTTAGCCTCTTTGCCTGAAGTGATGTCAGGCTCAGTAACAATTTCGGTTAAAGGCACGCCGGAGCGATTAAAATCAACTAAAGTCACATCTTGGCCGTTAACTTTTTTGTGAATTAATTTAGCGGTGTCTTCTTCCTGATGAATCCGGGTAATACGGATCTTTTTGCCGGAATCTAAAGTCAGATAGCCATTGACACAAAGCGGCTGATCGTACTGGGAAATCTGGTAACCTTTGGGTAAGTCCGGATAAAAATAGTGTTTGCGGTCAAACTTGGAAATTTTATTAATTTGGCAATTAAAGGCTAAACCTAAAAGAATGGTCCAGTCGATGGCTTTCTTATTGGGAACAGGTAAAGCGCCGGGTAAACCTAAACAAACCGGGCAAGTCTGGGTATTCGGCTTTTTGGCAAAATGATCAGCCGGACAGCCGCAAAACATCTTAGAGTTGGTCTTTAACTCGACGTGAACTTCGATGCCAATGGTCGGTTGTAAATTTTTCATAGTTTTGGTTTTTGTAAATGCCAGTTGGTAATAGCTTGATACTCTTCCCCTAACTTAAACAGAGACGGTTCGCTCCAGCGCGGACCAATCAACTGCATGCCAACCGGCAGATTATCTTTGGTAAAACCAGCCGGTAAAGCTAAAGAAGGCAGGCCGGCCAAACTGGCCGGAGCGGCATAGATGTCTGCAAGATACATGGCTAAGGGATCGGCTGATTTTTCACCGATTTTAAACGGGGGCATCGGCGCCACCGGGGCCAAAACAATATCTACCTGCATAAAGACTTTAATAAAGTCGTTAATAATCAGTGTTCTAACCTTGGCGGCTTTTTCATAAAATTTAGCCGAATAGCCGGCGGAAGAAGCAAACGAACCTAACATAATTCTTCTTTTAGCTTCCGGCCCGAAATAAGACCGGTCCTGGCCATAGCGAATGCCGTCAAAGCGAGCCAGATTGGAACAGGTTTCCGTCGGAGCAATCAGATAATAGGCGGCAATAC encodes:
- a CDS encoding PHP domain-containing protein yields the protein MKDFVHLHVHTEYSLLDGLSKIDELLQTAHDKKMSALAITDHGAMYGAVKFFNAAKKIGIKPIIGVEGYLTTLNMSDKSMGAQKSTYHQLLLAKNETGYKNLMKL
- the gatB gene encoding Asp-tRNA(Asn)/Glu-tRNA(Gln) amidotransferase subunit GatB: MKNLQPTIGIEVHVELKTNSKMFCGCPADHFAKKPNTQTCPVCLGLPGALPVPNKKAIDWTILLGLAFNCQINKISKFDRKHYFYPDLPKGYQISQYDQPLCVNGYLTLDSGKKIRITRIHQEEDTAKLIHKKVNGQDVTLVDFNRSGVPLTEIVTEPDITSGKEAKEFLKKLHELVRALKISDCDMEKGSMRLEANISLTDNPKKLANYKVEVKNLNSFRFVEAAINYELNRQSSLLQEGITPTQETRGYDDLKKETYTQRVKESAQDYRYFPEPDIPPLEFTDKDIELIRRQLPKLPHEHLSDLVKKFGLNETQAKALVKDSQKLTYFHQYAAETNPTNLANLIINKKIDLTKPFSGQLKTTTQSVDQKIIDQVLKENTDAVKKYQAGKSSVLGFLVGQVMRQTYGKSAPQLIQKLLLSHLRGVPTGREPAGLAK